A stretch of DNA from Serinibacter arcticus:
GCCCGTTCCGGGGCGGAATCCGGGCAGCTCGTCGGCGTTCTGCATGGCCGCGGGAATGAGCGTCGCCACGCCGAAGCCCGCGATGCCGAAGCCCACGATCGTGCCGACGAGGCTCGGGAACGCCAGCGCTGCCCCCATCCCGACGAGGACGAGGAGGCCACCGGTCCGGGCGACCGCTCGCTGACCGTAGTGATCGGTCATCCGGTCGCCGAGGAGGCGGCCGATGAACTGCATGCCCTGCAGCGCGATGAAACCGAGGCCGGCCACGAACGCCGAGGCGCCCAGGTCGCCTGCGAGGTAGATGGCCGACCACGAGCTGCCGGCGTCCTCCACGATGGCACCGCCGGACGCGATGATGACGAGCGCGAGCAGCGTGCCGTAGCGCGCGACGGGTCCGCCGACGATCAGGGGCCGGGCGGGGGTGGCTGCGTCCTCGCGGTCCGCCCCCGCCACGGGGGAGCTCACGGCGTCGCTCTCCTGGGCCGAGCTCGGATCGGGCTCCGGCCCGGCGAGGAGCCAGCGGTAGCCCAGCAGCGCCATCGCTCCGAAGATGATCGCGGAGATCGCCAGGTGCAGGAGCAGCGGGACCCCGAGCTGAGCTGCGAGGGCTCCCATCGCCCCGCCCGTGACCGCGCCGATCGACCAGATCGCGTGGAAGGAGTTGATGATGGAGCGGCGGTACAGCCGCTGCACGCGCAGGCCGTGGGAGTTCTGCGCGACGTCGGTGACGGCGTCCATCGCTCCGGCCAGGAAGAGCGCCAGGGCGAGGACGATCCAGCCGGCCGCCACCCCGACGAGCAGGAGCCCGACGGCCGTCACGAGCGTGGCGGCGACGGCGACCCGGGAGGACCGGAATCGGCGGATGAGCAGTCCGGCGCTCAGCCCGGCCACCAGCGCACCCAGCGGGTAGGCGGCGACCGCTGCGCCGAAGGCGGCGTTCGTCAGGCCGAGATCGATCTTCACCTCGGGGTAGCGGGGGAGCAGGTTGGCGATGAGGGCGCCGTTGGTGAAGAACAGCACGCCGACCGCGACGCGAGCGCGCTGGGCCGTGCGGGGCGCGGCGGGAGCCGCGTGCGTGAGGGGCGAGGAAGTCATGGGATCCGTTCAGAGGTCGCAGGTCCGTGAACGTTCACGGCGGGGGCAGGGTCGGTGCCCGTGAACGTTCACGGTTGAGGAACCTACCAGTACGGTGGGGGCGTGACAACGACACGGGGCGCGGCGACGATCCTCGACGTCGCCGCTCTCGCC
This window harbors:
- a CDS encoding MFS transporter — its product is MTSSPLTHAAPAAPRTAQRARVAVGVLFFTNGALIANLLPRYPEVKIDLGLTNAAFGAAVAAYPLGALVAGLSAGLLIRRFRSSRVAVAATLVTAVGLLLVGVAAGWIVLALALFLAGAMDAVTDVAQNSHGLRVQRLYRRSIINSFHAIWSIGAVTGGAMGALAAQLGVPLLLHLAISAIIFGAMALLGYRWLLAGPEPDPSSAQESDAVSSPVAGADREDAATPARPLIVGGPVARYGTLLALVIIASGGAIVEDAGSSWSAIYLAGDLGASAFVAGLGFIALQGMQFIGRLLGDRMTDHYGQRAVARTGGLLVLVGMGAALAFPSLVGTIVGFGIAGFGVATLIPAAMQNADELPGFRPGTGLTIVGWLLRLGFLISPPLVGAVADASSLRLGLIIVPVAGLLVLLFARVLATRTR